From Streptomyces asiaticus, one genomic window encodes:
- a CDS encoding amidohydrolase family protein codes for MSHDPRPTDENTSEEDIGDTGTVESETERAEATTASKGSTRRTLLKRVGLGAVLIGSGAFGREAVARVMAPDVPARTLGSDAADMRIDNVTIVDPLNGSRTRGRSIVLRNGHIASVFSSGDAPAETSMRVIEGAGRYAVPGYNEMHTHVLQKTDTRLAYATMLAQGVTGMRQMQGSEDILTYRAEQRLGLTEHAPRPLGIPGGLLLPFNAGSTDDVREEIARQWDQGADFIKMILTERDVFFAAIEAAHKRGMRIAGHLPPAIRIEEASEQGFDSIEHLGTGSNVFLSLSTTPDKLWEQQDTKLPIPGWLAGLPGAGEVFDRFFKDKLISSVGRAEPDDPSVVLLKKALSTYSEERATELGDMFARNRTWQCPTLANLRSKYRLDDPEFRSDPWLKKMPADERRKKLADIDTYEALHPEVRDINHQYYDRVIQTIGIWSKAGAPLMAGTDTSGRAVANTIQHEFRELARAGLTPLEVLRTATTAPATYLGLAHRMGRVVEDMEADFLLLDADPLDSVDNLGAISMVVRAGHAFTSEDLTATVDKLLRAQEKNG; via the coding sequence ATGAGTCACGACCCCCGCCCGACAGATGAGAACACGTCCGAGGAGGACATCGGCGACACCGGCACGGTGGAGTCCGAGACGGAGCGAGCCGAGGCGACGACGGCCTCGAAGGGCAGTACACGCCGCACTCTTCTCAAGAGGGTCGGGCTCGGCGCGGTCCTGATCGGCTCGGGCGCGTTCGGCCGGGAGGCGGTCGCGCGCGTGATGGCCCCCGACGTGCCGGCCAGGACGCTCGGGAGCGATGCCGCCGACATGCGCATCGACAACGTCACGATCGTGGATCCACTCAACGGCAGCCGGACCCGCGGCCGGTCGATCGTCCTGCGCAACGGACACATCGCGTCGGTCTTCTCCAGCGGCGATGCACCTGCGGAGACCTCAATGCGCGTCATCGAAGGCGCCGGACGGTACGCGGTTCCGGGCTACAACGAGATGCACACCCACGTCCTTCAGAAGACGGACACGCGGTTGGCGTACGCGACGATGCTCGCCCAGGGCGTGACGGGCATGCGGCAGATGCAGGGTTCGGAGGACATACTGACCTACCGCGCCGAGCAGCGCCTGGGCCTGACCGAACACGCACCGAGGCCACTGGGGATACCGGGCGGCCTCCTGCTGCCGTTCAACGCCGGTTCCACCGACGACGTCCGGGAGGAGATCGCCCGGCAGTGGGACCAGGGCGCGGACTTCATCAAGATGATCCTGACGGAGCGGGATGTGTTCTTCGCCGCGATCGAGGCCGCGCACAAGCGCGGTATGCGCATCGCCGGACACCTGCCGCCGGCCATCCGGATTGAGGAAGCCTCCGAACAGGGCTTCGACTCGATCGAGCACCTCGGGACGGGCTCGAACGTCTTCTTATCCCTCTCGACCACTCCGGACAAGCTCTGGGAACAGCAGGACACAAAGTTGCCAATACCGGGCTGGCTGGCCGGACTGCCAGGCGCCGGTGAGGTGTTCGACCGCTTCTTCAAAGACAAGCTGATCTCCTCCGTCGGCAGGGCCGAGCCGGACGATCCCAGCGTGGTGCTCCTCAAGAAGGCGCTGTCCACGTACTCGGAGGAGCGGGCGACCGAACTGGGCGACATGTTCGCCCGGAACAGGACATGGCAGTGCCCCACGCTGGCCAACCTGCGCTCGAAGTACCGACTCGACGACCCGGAGTTCCGGTCCGACCCGTGGCTGAAGAAAATGCCCGCCGATGAGCGCAGGAAAAAGCTGGCCGACATCGACACCTACGAGGCCCTGCACCCCGAAGTGCGGGACATCAACCATCAGTACTACGACCGGGTCATCCAGACGATCGGCATCTGGTCCAAGGCCGGTGCCCCCTTAATGGCAGGCACCGACACCTCAGGCCGCGCCGTGGCCAACACCATCCAGCACGAGTTCCGCGAACTCGCCAGAGCGGGGCTCACACCGCTCGAGGTCCTGCGTACGGCGACGACCGCTCCGGCCACCTACCTCGGACTCGCCCACCGCATGGGCCGGGTCGTGGAGGACATGGAAGCCGACTTCCTGCTCCTCGACGCGGATCCCCTCGACTCCGTCGACAACCTCGGCGCCATCTCGATGGTCGTGCGCGCGGGCCACGCCTTCACCTCCGAGGACCTCACGGCGACCGTCGACAAGCTGCTGCGCGCACAGGAGAAGAACGGCTGA
- a CDS encoding ATP-binding protein, with the protein MLSANEPPAPHAIGAPGYSQTLPCEEESAVRARQLVNAALSTWGLCHLVDPGILIISELVSNAVRHSGRDVMRVIVVRAEGDRVRLAVSDKSRSMPTPQRPDGNMETGRGLLIVEAVAHEWGVDYRRWGKVVWVDLLAQGEEHGPHQDALHTAEGNHQSND; encoded by the coding sequence GTGCTGAGCGCGAACGAGCCCCCGGCTCCCCATGCCATTGGAGCCCCCGGCTATAGCCAGACGCTCCCCTGCGAAGAGGAGTCGGCAGTTCGCGCCCGTCAACTTGTCAACGCGGCCTTGAGTACCTGGGGGCTCTGCCATCTCGTCGACCCTGGGATATTGATTATCTCGGAACTCGTCTCCAATGCGGTGCGGCACAGCGGGCGTGACGTCATGCGCGTCATCGTCGTCCGCGCGGAAGGCGACCGGGTGCGGCTCGCCGTCAGCGATAAGTCCCGCTCAATGCCGACCCCACAGCGGCCGGACGGCAACATGGAGACGGGTCGGGGGCTCCTCATCGTGGAAGCCGTCGCGCACGAATGGGGCGTGGACTACCGCCGCTGGGGCAAAGTCGTGTGGGTCGACCTGCTCGCTCAAGGGGAGGAGCATGGACCGCACCAAGACGCTCTACATACCGCTGAGGGCAATCATCAGAGCAACGACTGA